Proteins from a genomic interval of Thunnus thynnus chromosome 5, fThuThy2.1, whole genome shotgun sequence:
- the iqsec3b gene encoding IQ motif and SEC7 domain-containing protein 3 isoform X2 — translation MMSSSLLENPVQAILYLRELTTIVQNQQSLIQTQRARIEELDRRVDDLIGENRHLRDVRVQQQHPYPHHHHHHHHPDPSCLHHHHHPQDPSAGSLPDHAPPTAQVEAAPGVQPSPPQPMDPGDMQLVPADPSVVTPVESDPENDGSCPSCRSLVPMTSTTLCRSLALTKKSESETVLHQFCCPAPEHPEADTTGSSGGQMLSLEDGTSSSRQEVEGTKREGPSEYEITLENKNKQIEELEQKYGGHLIARRAARRIQTAFRQYQLSKNFQKIRNSLSESKLPRRISLRHPSPSSQNRNSTQRHSYSLHPGGGQIPLRSKTPPPPPCRSTSLPPSPASAPAAAPPAGPGPGPAPTQTPGQTLTQLEDCFSEQLHSLAQSIDDALRGWSLSEGGEGKGLLMDPGALRAAAESACLPRSASSLLMAFRDVTVHIDSNSSYTISSATTTTTTSLGNTGGGEPGNRKASVSGMAGGGDGQSAEGVEPEFPAPPPSEELEMVDPGSRRGSAVPAPGVGGTEGESGSDRQGSTSTSTSTSTSISTAQSNQQPAQIYTQYQQYHYTHPQQIPGGPSPEALQALVVSLPRDRCQDPASCRSPTLSTDTHRKRLYRIGLNLFNVNPERGIHFLITRGFVPDTAIGVAHFLLQRKGLSRQMIGEFLGNSKLQFNRDVLDCVVDEMDFSGMELDEALRKFQAHVRVQGEAQKVERLIEAFSQRYCMCNPDVVQQFHNPDTIFILAFAVVLLNTDMYSPNIKPQRKMGLDDFIRNLRGVDDGADIPREMVAGIYERIQQRELRSNEDHVTYVSRVEQSILGLKTILAVPHRRLVCCCRLFEVPDANKPHKQKLSQLQREVFLFNDLLLILKLCPKKKSSASYTFCKAMGLLGMQFHLFSNEYYAHGITMLSPFTSEKKQLVSFCSPSGEELRKFAEELREAIAEVNEMEQIHIQWELERQQGIQPHSIHTNGGQVDTHTGHGSPSGQQDVYDKTGNNNTVEAADLSTEPAQH, via the exons ATGATGAGCTCCAGCCTGCTGGAAAACCCGGTGCAGGCGATTCTGTACCTGCGGGAACTCACCACCATCGTCCAGAACCAGCAGAGTCTCATCCAGACCCAGCGCGCCCGGATAGAGGAGCTGGACCGGCGGGTGGACGACCTCATCGGCGAAAACAGGCACCTGCGGGACGTCAGGGTACAACAGCAGCATCCTTaccctcaccaccaccaccatcatcatcaccccGACCCCAGCTGccttcatcatcaccatcaccctCAGGACCCTAGTGCGGGGTCTCTGCCAGACCATGCGCCTCCAACAGCACAGGTCGAGGCGGCTCCGGGGGTTCAGCCGTCGCCTCCACAACCTATGGACCCAGGAGACATGCAGCTGGTCCCGGCCGACCCGTCCGTGGTTACCCCGGTTGAAAGTGACCCAGAAAACGATGGAAGTTGCCCCAGCTGCCGCTCTTTGGTTCCGATGACCTCGACAACCCTTTGTCGATCCTTGGCTCTGACTAAGAAATCCGA GAGCGAGACAGTGCTGCATCAGTTTTGCTGCCCCGCCCCTGAGCATCCTGAGGCTGACACCACCGGCTCATCCGG CGGACAGATGCTGAGCCTGGAGGATGGAACGTCCTCcagcagacaggaagttgaGGGCACCAAGAGGGAGGGACCCAGCGAGTATGAGATCACCctggagaataaaaacaaacag ATAGAAGAGTTGGAGCAGAAGTATGGAGGCCATCTCATAGCGAGGCGGGCCGCCCGTCGCATCCAGACAGCTTTCCGTCAGTACCAGCTTAGCAAGAACTTCCAAAAGATCCGTAACTCACTGTCGGAGAGCAAGTTGCCCCGTCGGATCTCCCTGCGCCATCCCAGCCCTTCAAGCCAAAACCGGAACAGCACCCAGAGACACAGTTACAGTCTGCATCCGGGAGGAGGACAGATACCTTTGCGCTCCAAAACACCACCTCCGCCTCCGTGTCGCTCCACCTCTCTGCCCCCTTCTCCTGCGTCTGCCCCAgcagctgctcctcctgctggCCCAGGCCCAGGACCAGCTCCAACTCAAACCCCTGGacagacactcacacagctGGAGGACTGCTTCTCTGAACAA CTGCACTCCTTGGCCCAGTCAATTGATGATGCCCTTCGTGGTTGGAGCTTGTCAGAGGGTGGAGAGGGGAAAGGCCTACTGATGGACCCCGGGGCCCTTCGTGCAGCTGCTGAGAGTGCTTGTCTGCCCCGCAGTGCCAGTTCGCTGCTCATGGCCTTCAGGGATGTCACTGTTCACATTGACAGCAATAGCTCCTACACCATCTCTTCTGCtaccaccacaaccaccacctCTCTGGGCAACACAGGTGGAGGAGAACCTGGCAATAGGAAAGCCTCTGTGAGTGGGATGGCTGGGGGGGGAGACGGCCAGTCGGCAGAGGGTGTGGAGCCAGAGTTTCCCGCACCTCCTCCCAGTGAGGAGCTGGAAATGGTCGATCCAGGATCCAGGAGGGGTTCAGCAGTGCCAGCTCCAGGAGTAGGAGGGACGGAGGGGGAGAGTGGCTCAGACAGACAGGGGTCCACTTCCACTTCTACCTCTACATCCACTTCCATCTCCACAGCCCAGTCTAACCAGCAGCCTGCCCAGATCTACACCCAGTACCAGCAGTACCACTACACTCATCCTCAGCAGATTCCAGGAGGACCGAGCCCCGAGGCCCTGCAGGCCCTGGTCGTCTCTCTGCCAAGAGATCGCTGCCAGGACCCGGCTTCCTGCCGCTCACCAACCCtgtccacagacacacaccgcAAACGCCTGTACCGTATAGGACTCAACCTCTTCAATGT GAACCCAGAAAGAGGCATCCACTTCCTGATCACGCGTGGTTTCGTCCCAGACACAGCCATTGGAGTGGCTCACTTCCTGCTGCAGAGGAAGGGCCTGAGCAGACAGATGATTGGAGAGTTCTTGGGAAACAGCAAGCTGCAATTCAACAGAGATGTTCTTGA TTGTGTTGTGGATGAGATGGATTTTTCAGGCATGGAGCTCGATGAAGCCCTGAGAAAGTTCCAGGCTCATGTTCGTGTTCAGGGAGAAGCACAGAAAGTGGAGAGACTCATCGAAGCCTTTAG CCAGcggtactgtatgtgtaaccCTGATGTGGTGCAGCAGTTTCACAACCCAGACACCATCTTCATCCTAGCCTTCGCTGTGGTCCTCCTCAACACTGACATGTACTCGCCCAACATCAAACCCCAGCGCAAAATGGGCTTAGATGACTTCATACGCAACCTAAGAG GTGTGGATGATGGAGCAGACATACCCAGAGAGATGGTGGCAGGCATTTATGAAAGAATCCAACAGAGAGAGCTCCGCTCCAATGAAGACCACGTCACCTATGTGAGCCGTGTGGAGCAGTCCATCCTGGGCCTGAAAACT ATCCTCGCTGTGCCCCACAGACGTCTGGTGTGCTGCTGTCGTCTGTTTGAGGTGCCTGATGCCAACAAGCCTCATAAACAGAAACTGTCCCAGCTCCAGAGAGAGGTCTTCCTCTTCAATGACCTGCTGCTG ATCCTGAAATTGTGTCCCAAGAAGAAAAGCTCAGCTTCTTACACCTTCTGTAAAGCTATGGGTCTCCTGGGAATGCAGTTTCACCTCTTCAGCAATGAAT ATTACGCCCATGGCATCACCATGCTGAGCCCATTTACCTCagagaagaagcagctggtgaGTTTCTGCTCCCCAAGCGGAGAGGAGCTCAGGAAGTTTGCAGAGGAGCTCCGAGAGGCCATCGCTGAGGTCAACGAGATGGAGCAGATACACATCcagt GGGAATTGGAGAGGCAACAAGGCATCCAGCCACACAGCATACACACCAATGGCGGGcaagtggacacacacacaggacacggCTCTCCCTCAG